The nucleotide sequence GCACCTCCAGCTTCACCGTGAACCCGGCCTTCTCCAGCTGCTGCTTCAGCACCTGTGCGATCTCCGGGAGTTCGGGACGGTTGTCGTAGGTGGCGAGCGTCAGAGAGGTCCGGCCGGGCGCGGCGGACCAGGTGCGCCCGGTGGGCGGGACGCGCTTGCCCGCGGCCCAGGTGACGGCGGGCCCGTAGATGCCGGCTCCGGGGTCCGCGTGCCCCTCGTGGACACCGTCGGCGAGGGCGGAGGTGTCGACGGCGGCGCGGGCGGCGGCGCGCAGGGCCGGATCCCTGAAGGCGGCCGACCTCGTGTTGAGGAGGAGGCTGGTGGTGCGGGTGGTGGCGGTCTCGCGGCGGGTGCCGGCATCGAGGCTCGCGGCCTGGGCCACGGGTATCGCCTCGGCGATGTCCACCTGCCCGGTGCGCAGGGAGTTGGCGCGGGCGGCACCGTCGGCGATGAAGCGCACGTCGATGCCGGAGGCCTGGGCCCGGCCGCCCCGGTAGTCGTCGAAGCGGTCGAGGCGGGCGGCGGTGGCGCCGGTGAGCCGGGTGATCCGGAAGGGGCCGGTGGCGGTGCCGACGGGGTCGACGGCGCCCGTCTTGGCGAAGGCCTTCGGGGCGAGCACGGCGAGGGAGGGGCTGGACAGCCGCAGGGGCAGGACCGGGTCGGGCTCGCCGGTGGTGACCCGCACGCCGTCGGCGCCCTCGGCCTTCGCGGTGAGGGTGATGCCGGAGAGGGCCGCCGGAGCCGGCCGGGCCTCGGCCGCGTGGGTGAGGGAGGCGGCGACGGCGGCGGGGGTGACGTCCGTGCCGTCCTGGAACACGGCCTCGCTCAGGGTGAACAGCCAGGTGCGGTCGTCCGCGCGGCGCCAGGAGGCGGCGAGCGCGGGGGCGGCGGCGCCGTTGCCGTCGAGGGCGGTCAGTCCCTCGGTGACGCCGAGCCGGCTGAGGAGGGTGGCGTCGGCGCCGTGGGGGGAGAGGTGCCCGGTGGGCGGGAAGGCGAGGGCGACCCGCAGCCGGGAGCCGTCACCGGCGCCCTCGCCGGCCGCGCCGTCGCCGCCCGCGGAGGAGGCGAAGCAGCCCGCCAGGAAGGGGGTGAGCAGGAGCGAGGCGAGCAGCCGGGGCGGACGGGAGCCACGGGGAGGGTGCGAACGGCGGGGGAAGCGCATGGGGTTACCGGCCTGTGGGACGACGGGGACGGGGGGCGCAGGAGCGGGCGGGGAGAGCGCCGCGGGGGTCGCCTGCGGTGAGGGAGCGGGAGGTTCCGGCGCGGGCGGGACGGGTGACGGGCCCGCGGCCGGGGCCCGCCGCGGGGACGGGGCCGGGCAGGGGGACGTCGAAGTGGACGATGCCCTGGCCGCCGGCGCCGCGGTCCCGCTCGTCGAGCACGACGGTGCCGAGTGACCGCCAGAACGCCTCGGCCCCTTCCACGGACGGATCCGTGTGCAGGTAGACGGCCCGGTAGCCGCCGTCCGCCGCCGCGAAGGCCAGGAGTTCGGCGACCAGCCGCCGGGCCAGACCGCGCCGCCGGTGTTCCGCACGGACGTAGACCCGGCGCAGCTGTGCGGTTGCTCCGGAGGGATACCGCTCGGCGACCGCTCGCGGGTTCGGCGGGTGTGCGGGCCCCCGGGAGTCCAGGGCGGCCGTGGCGACGACCTCGCCGTCCTCG is from Streptomyces asoensis and encodes:
- a CDS encoding ABC transporter substrate-binding protein: MRFPRRSHPPRGSRPPRLLASLLLTPFLAGCFASSAGGDGAAGEGAGDGSRLRVALAFPPTGHLSPHGADATLLSRLGVTEGLTALDGNGAAAPALAASWRRADDRTWLFTLSEAVFQDGTDVTPAAVAASLTHAAEARPAPAALSGITLTAKAEGADGVRVTTGEPDPVLPLRLSSPSLAVLAPKAFAKTGAVDPVGTATGPFRITRLTGATAARLDRFDDYRGGRAQASGIDVRFIADGAARANSLRTGQVDIAEAIPVAQAASLDAGTRRETATTRTTSLLLNTRSAAFRDPALRAAARAAVDTSALADGVHEGHADPGAGIYGPAVTWAAGKRVPPTGRTWSAAPGRTSLTLATYDNRPELPEIAQVLKQQLEKAGFTVKLEVREYSRLESDALAGKFDAFVGARNSLLDTGDPVSLLASDFTCGGGYNLALLCDKAVDRAVAKARAVAGTGERQDAVMAAEAAVLGTDAVVPLVHQRVITGVGAHVGGVLLDPYERTLVGTGTRR